A stretch of the Ictidomys tridecemlineatus isolate mIctTri1 chromosome 5, mIctTri1.hap1, whole genome shotgun sequence genome encodes the following:
- the LOC144364820 gene encoding signal-regulatory protein beta-1-like produces MSAPASQPQRPCPVLLLTFLLGLTGAAAQELQVIQPQKSVSVAAGESATLHCTVTSLLPVGPIQWFKGTGPGRELIYNFKEGHFPRVTNVSDATKRDNKDFSIRISNVTPADAGTYYCVKFQKSTPVEKEYKSGPGTELSVRARPSPPMVSGPGTRATPGQMVSFTCESHGFSPRNITLKWFRNGNELSHTQTSVHPTGESVSYSVSSTAQVTLAPGDVHSQVICEVAHVTLWGSPLRGTAKLSDTIRVPPTVEVTPQPTMAGNQVNVTCQVKHFYPQSLQVTWVENGNVSRTETASTRSENKDGTFNLTSWLLVNSSVHREDVTFTCRVEHDGQPATTRSYTLQVSAGPREEGAAKSTLASYLIGLFLGPKILLGVSFSALYIHRKQKS; encoded by the exons GAGCGGCTGCACAGGAGCTGCAGGTGATCCAGCCTCAGAAGTCAGTGTCTGTCGCTGCTGGAGAGTCGGCCACTCTGCACTGCACTGTGacctccctgctccctgtgggGCCCATCCAGTGGTTTAAGGGGACAGGGCCAGGCAGGGAGTTGATCTACAACTTCAAAGAAGGCCACTTCCCCCGAGTCACAAATGTCTCAGATGCCACAAAGAGGGACAACAAGGACTTTTCCATCCGCATCAGTAATGTCACCCCAGCAGACGCCGGCACCTACTACTGTGTGAAGTTCCAGAAATCGACCCCTGTTGAGAAGGAGTACAAGTCTGGACCAGGCACCGAGTTGTCTGTGCGAG CCAGACCTTCTCCCCCCATGGTATCGGGTCCTGGGACCAGGGCCACACCTGGGCAGATGGTGAGCTTCACCTGCGAGTCCCACGGCTTCTCCCCCCGGAACATCACCCTCAAGTGGTTCAGAAATGGGAATGAGCTCTCGCACACCCAGACCAGCGTGCACCCCACGGGAGAAAGTGTGTCCTACAGTGTATCCAGCACAGCCCAGGTGACCCTGGCCCCTGGAGATGTCCACTCTCAGGTCATCTGTGAGGTGGCCCATGTCACCCTATGGGGGAGCCCTCTTCGTGGGACTGCCAAGTTGTCTGACACCATCCGAG TTCCACCCACCGTGGAGGTCACCCCACAGCCCACCATGGCTGGGAACCAGGTGAACGTCACCTGCCAGGTGAAGCACTTCTACCCCCAGAGCCTACAGGTGACCTGGGTGGAGAATGGAAATGTGTCCAGGACAGAGACAGCCTCAACCCGCTCAGAGAACAAGGACGGGACCTTCAACCTGACGAGCTGGCTGCTGGTCAACTCCTCTGTGCACAGGGAGGACGTGACGTTCACCTGCCGGGTGGAGCATGACGGGCAGCCAGCCACCACCAGGAGCTACACCCTGCAGGTCTCTGCTGGCCCCAGGGAGGAAG GAGCAGCGAAGTCTACTCTTGCTTCCTACCTCATAGGCCTGTTCCTTGGCCCCAAGATCCTTCTAGGAGTCAGTTTCTCTGCCCTCTACATCCACAGGAAGCAGAAGTCCTGA